Within the Thalassophryne amazonica chromosome 19, fThaAma1.1, whole genome shotgun sequence genome, the region acctcctccgccaTTGAGgatttcttgtttcaccagagccctgttacCTGTCTCTTGTtcggggttcctgttgggccttcatggttactgtagcagacatggggcacacaaggtccccactgtatttAACCCCAATGGGCAATCCTCTACTTGATCTGTTACACAGGCATCGGTGTTACAACacggatgaggggttggatttacATGTAactggaaaaacaaaaagaactgaCACCAACTCCGTTTCCTTGTTGCTGCCACAAGCCGAGTTTATGAAATTAgtttgggttttttctgtaactTTGCAAAGCTAGAACAATTGTACATCCAGCGAGGGGCACAGTGATCCTGATTGTCTCCATCTGGATCATGTTAGTCAGATCAGTTCATCCTTTGTGAAACTGAGTGGGCCAGGATTGATTTTTAGGTTAATGGAAgccagggttttttttaagttgagttTTCTAACTTTCCTTTGAGGAACAAACTATTGAAACAGTCAGCAAAGTTTGGGGAAATGTTGCACCTGGAGAAAATGTTGATGGACACGGTGAAGACATTAAACTGCATCAGAACTGTACAGCGGTAAGTCACTCAGGCCAGGATTTGGACCAGGAACCACAGCAGTGGCTGCTCCTTGCAGCACGTTAGCCACTCTGATAGTGCACATGTCCGTAGTCTAGCCAAGACTATGAATTTTTAGTATGTTTGTGAGTCATTATCGTAGAAATCAATTTTGATATTTTGTCTGAGAACAGGTCAACATGTCAGTCAGTATTTTACTGTCTGGTCAGGGACAGTGGAAAAGATGGGGAAAAAAATTTGACTGCACTAAACtaaattttttaactttttttttatggaTCTTTGTTTATTCACAGGAGTGCAATGAATAAAATGGACAGCAGTAACTTGTCTGTAATTTTGGCTCCGAACCTCCTTCACTGCTTCGATGCTGCAGAGAAGATGAACGCTGCCACAGAGAAACGCCTCCGGCTGCAGGCAGCAGTGATCCACCGCCTTATTGAGAACGCCCACCACTTCGGTTCGCACACCTCCACTTTGAGTTCATTTCTGCCTTATTTTCAGCACTGATTGTTTCCTGTGTGTGGCAGGCATCCTACCCCCTTTTCTGAGGGAAAAGGTTCTGGCCATGATGGGCCGTGAAGTTGGAGATCCTTCTCCCACCAcctaccaggaccctgaagaactGGACCAGAGCTCGGGGACAACCAGGAGACGCAGGCGCAGCTTCGGAGGTAACatgatttctttttattttcacaTTGAAGTAGAACAGCACACATACGCCTTCATACTAAAGGCACCAGTCTACTCTTTACTCTATATCTTGATTAACGAGACCTCCTCCCACCCCAAGAGCAGCCACTGAACACTTTCTTAAAACGTTTTTACTTAAAATAATCCTTTTTACAAACAACCTCAAACAggtcaaataaaaaatatatctgaTCTCACTGTAGCATAGAagggttagttttttttttacttttttggcatTTGCACTTTCTTATAAATGTTAAAATGAAATggttacatgttttgcattttcattgtTCATGTTTGGCTTTTGactgacagtaaaactggttttgTTTGTCATGCTGTGGATTTATTCACTTGTGACTCTCTACAGTAATGCACTGAAATGAACTGATTCACTGTAAATGATGCTTTAATCAGCTGTTGATGAATAAATgctgtttattttgtgtttggTCTCACATTTCAGATGTGGTCAATGTTgctctgaataaaataaaaaccaacagaaCGCCCACAAATGGCTCACAGTCAGACTGTGCGGGTACGTCAAACTGTGAGCCTCCATTTCTTTAGGAGCTTCAGTTTACCTACAGATTTATCATTTTAATGCAGTTTCACCTCAATGCATTTAACATTTTTGGAgacataattcttgacatgttccAGCATTTTCCTCTGCGACTCCTGTGATTGCAACGCCAACCTTGAAGCGAAAACTTCCTTTGGATTCCGGACCCACATTTGGATTTTCCAGCAAGAAACGCAGATCTGTGAAAAAGAATTTGGGAATAGAATTACTTCCTAATATTCTGTTCAGTGGGAACTCCACTCCTGGATCAGGTAACCACTGATTGATCAAAGAGACACCAAGTACTTTGCTGTCAACACTTCAGTTGATTATCATTTGTCCTGAAATACGTCAAAGCCTACAGTGCTTCAGAAGTCTTGGAGTCCCAGAATGCACCAGTGTCAGTGGGCAGATCAAGAAGGCAGTCGGCTACATCTGTAAGGAAGAAGAGCCGACGACTGGGCAGCAGACATGTGATCAacaggtacagaactctgcatATGCTGTTAATATGGGTCAAAGTGGATAAAACTGACACATTACTGCAAATTTCAAACCTTTTGATTAATCATGCCAAGAACTAAAAATGATCCAGGTACTAAAATCTGTTTGAcatgcactcaaaaaaaaaaaaagtttttttttttattattgttctttattttggTTTTTAGACAAGAGAATATTGCATTGCATTTTAGTTGGAAATCTGTTCCATTTTACTCTATAGTCCTCAGttttaaacattaaaaacaaaatacaatatgGGAGAGATGAAGAGTGCCTACCGGCCTATCACAGTGATTTGAAGAGAGAGATACAGAAATTTAAATAACATAGTTTTAGCGATATTTACAGTCAGTTTGTTTGCTGAGAAACATTTGGTGGCATTAGATAAAGGCTGTGTTAGCCGTGACTGATAGAGCAAAAAGAGTAGTTACGTATtcaaattttttttctgttggcatGCAGTGGGAACACTCTCCGCTGATCTCCACACagttttgaacatgctcaaaaggttttgacaaaGTCAGCggacatcagatgacaaggaactcattttgaaaatggcaaaaagacttttgtctgacaaaaacaaaaaactgatagtATCAGCTCATTGTACGTTTCCTTAATCAGTCATAGTGTGTCTGGAGCTTAACATGTCGCAGCTGCTTTCAGACTGACTGAACTTTTACAACAAAGTGTATTCAGGGCCGGTAACGGGTGTTAGCAGTTCGCTTGCTGAAAATCATGTCTGCACTTTGCTGCCTTGTTCGGAGACGGACTGATACCAAACTGTGTCCGTACTGCCCCCAACATGGATCCATGTTCTCAATATTAAACGGGATTGGCACAACACAAGATGAAGTCTGTCTTCATCTCTGTATATACATAAATATTttgattcttgtttttttttctagagTTGAATCTGGACGAGCTGGCTGCTTTTCTCCGAAAGTTAACAAGAAAGAAGCTCCTCGTAAATCTCTGCGCCTGCGGTTCAGCGTGGGGAAGAGCAGCAAAGACACCGTAAGTGTGGCCGACTGACGTAACCGCTCAAAGATTGCACTCAGTAACCACCGTCACAAGTGCTTTGGAACCATCGAAATCATGATGTCACCAGCCACTCTGTGTGGGAGGAGTCTGTGGTTTTAATGTAGTTAACACTGACATTTGTGTAGCTGCTGAAATCGATCAACATCAAATAaagttattttcacagttcagtttTACCAATCAGGAAGCAGAAAAACAAAGAGCCCTTAAAATAATCTCTGAAGCTTTGTCTCATATCGGTGTGAAAAACAGACTCGACGAACACTCTCACATCTTCTGCAATTCTAGTGGGAAGAATTTATTAGgataaataataataagtatGACGTAAAGCTACCTGTTGGCACCAGCTGACTGGATGGCTAACAGTTTAGCATCATTCATGTTAGCAAGCCAAAGCTAAAACTGGAGATGCTGCTGCTTTTCTCGGAGTCTGCCATTACTTGTGCTTGTTTGCATCACAAACCACCGCAGTGGCGGTGCAGCATGATATCAGGGAAAATAGTTTGGAATTTTGCACATTGTTTAATGTTAAACATATGTTtaaattaatgcatatttttgaaATCTATCATTTTATAAATATCTTTATTTGTTAAATTTTACAGAGCTTGCTTATATTTGtgatacttttttctttctttcttgaaaGCCTTTAAGTCAAGCACCTGCAGAAAGAATGCTGTTTCCATAAAATCTGTGTGATTAAATTGTAAGCTGTTGTCTTTGGACTCAGATGCAGAAACGTCTGCTTGCATATTTGTGACTTAATAAAAATATTTGACCAACAAACTTAATATGTTGTTTCTTCTGGGGTAATTTTATGCTCTGAAGAACTAACCACAGTATTAACACTTTGTTCTCTACCTGCTTGGTATCTTTGGGCTGatttttaacaaaaaaacaataacactACGACTTACCCTTGCTTACCTTTCATCTTTAATTTCTCATTCTGTGCTGGTCAAAGGGATCAGAGTCCATTGGCAGGCGACTTGCCACTCAGGAGAGCACCGCCACCTTTACTTTCACCAATGACGCAAACTTCAGTCCATCAGATCCGCAGAGAAAATGTAAGTCAGCAGGTAAGAAACCAAAGGTTTGTTCACTGGAAAGACTTTTTTAAGTTTTACTGTAATGTTAGTTAGACTCATAATATAGTCATACTTTGTCGGTTACTCGGGACACACGTTGCACATGTGGCCGCAGCATCATTCCCGAACCAAAATGTTTAAACCGCTACACTGTTGAAATGCTGACTGTAAACAAAACATGGCAGTCAATGGTTGATGCCAACTGTGGTTAGCCATTTCATTAATTCATCCTCAAACACTGACAGAGTTGGGAGTTGCCCAGAGTCTTGTTTACGTGATGCTGACTTTGTCAGAGTTCTGACTGAACATGTGGTTGTCTATGTTTTCATAATGCTGAcaatattttaaaaaacaaacaaaaaaaacaaaacaaacaacaacaaaaaaaaaaacagtccagtcTGGGAGCATTGTTGATGCCACACCCATCGCACTACAGGACTGCCTTGGGTCCATGATGGCAATCTCTCAGGTAGACATCTGGACCATCCCCTCTTCTGAAAAGTAACAATGTGCTGCAGCCATGTGAAACGTGGGTgtcaccttgaccttctccagctgctgaggtcctcctgtgtgctggatcatgtccagagaaatacACTACATGGACAAAATATGGGAGCAGATATTCCTTCAGTGTCAGTGATGCTCCTCTTCTGAGTCTCaccaagtaactgttcatttgtcacaaagtcattccagcgggacCCAAGGATCGTCCAtgcagacctggtaccaaagacgtcCAGTTGTCACCGTAGGTCAGTGGTTAGGGTCCAAGTCTGACAAGCAGACAGTAAGAcgggaagcaccaggatcctaaacaCTTTGACCTGTATTCTCCTATAAAGATATCTGCGTCATTagtaaacacctctgtccagcaaccccaTTGACCCTTCCTAGGAGTCTCTCTatctcaaaggctgagaaccCAGGAACATGAACTTGtaatgaaagcctggatcttagccaTGATCATGGATGATCACAAAACCAGACACTaattcttcactcagcttctcaagtgctgcagtcatcTTATTCACATTCCACAGTGATCACAGTGTCGTCCATCAATGTCACTAGCCTTTTTCCTCACTGAAAAAGGCACCTAAGACCCTGGTTTCCACAACTGACCCAGAATGCAGTCCATGCAAGCGTTGAACAGTACAAGTGCAGACACTCATCCCTGAAGAACACTGGCATTCACTGTAAAAATTCAGAATTcctgtccctcctctgcacagtgCCTTTGTATAGATTGGCTATGATGTGAAGCAATTTGATGGATCGAGACTTCATTTGGCATTTCTTCTTGCACGCAAGGTTTGGGATGCATTggaattcttgtgcagagctctTGAGTAAATAAAGATATATATAAAAGTATAAAAACAGTCTAAAAAGGATAGCTGGTGCCCCGGGGGGGATATATTACAATGTGCTAGGTTAATGGGGATTGTGAAAAGCAGTTATTGCACACTTGTATTCCAACACAGTGGATTTTGTACAGATAATTCTTGAGTTGTtaaaatttctccatgtaatgtatagttgtgtcaggaagggcatccggtgtaaaaacctgtgccaattcatcatgcagatccacctcagatttgctgtggcaaccctgagagcagccgaagggactttctgGGTTATAGTTGTCTGATAAATGTTGCCCAGTGGTTTTTGGTCATGAACAGTCCATTACTGTGAGATCAGCAGAAACCTTTCCTCCCATCCGTACAACCTGCGGTCTGTCTGTGATGAAATTCAGAACCCAGTTGCAGGTGGCGGTCGGGACCCCCAGGTCAGACAGTTTTCCAATCACCATTTTTGGgcagatggtgttgaaggcagagGTGTAGTTGAGGAAGCGCAACCTGACATATGTTCCACTGTGGTCCAGGTGTTGGAGAGTGTGGTGGAGGGCTATGGCTACCGTATCGTCCACTGATCTGTTTGGACGATAGGCAAATTGAAGAGGGTCAACAGTTTCCAGCACTATGGAGTTGAGATGATTAAGCACCAGCTTTTCCAGACATTTCATGGCGACTGATGTGAGTGCCACTGGTCTGAAGACATTTGTGGGAGAGTTTGTGTTAAGTCTGTCAAATCTGGTATAAAAGCTGTTGAGACAGTCTGGGAGGGTGCTGTCTCTGACCTCCATGTCTGAGTTTCTTCTGTAGTTAGTGACTGGCTAGATTCCCTGCCACATACTGCGTGTGTTGTTGTCTTCATAGAAGCCTTTAAGTTTTTGGGAATATGCCCTTTTAGTTGTTCTGATGGTTTTATGCAGCTCCTAACGGGCCTACTTATATTCTTCACTGTCTCCTGATTTGTAAGCCACATGTCTATTCCTGATTTTCTTGAGGACATCTGAGTTAAACCATGGTTTTTCATTTGGGGAAAAGTCGGTATTCTTTGAATACTGACAAAGAAGCCACAGACAGTGAGGATCCCATTAatgtgggtgttttttgttttttcttcctggACATGAAAGAGCATCATGAAAATCAACATGGGCTGCAAAGAAGAGCTACGATGTTGTGCACTGTTGGATCTGAAGCTGTAATACTGATTGTGTTTATATGTATGTACTATTGAAGTGTCTGGTTTAGGGAGGGGTGAGTACACTGTGTATCAACGTTTGTCCCTGTATCATCACCTCTCAATACATGTTAATATTTCTCTTACTTTATAGGCTCCAAGTACATCAGTAAGTCTGAAAACGACTTGCTGACTCCCCAGCATGGCTCCAGCGCCCACCGGGTCTCCTGGAGTGGGACGACCCCTGAAGGAGTCCAGGCTTTCAGTGGGGGGTCTTTCACAGATACACCGATGACCAGACCGCTGAAGAGCAGCTACCTCTCTGAGCCTGCCATCGTTGTATCCAAGCCCCCAACGGCGTCCAGCCTTCCCATGAAGCTTTGCTGTGCGTCCAGTGCTGAGAGCCTGGAGTGCTCTGCCTCTGAAGCACAGAACCAAATCAGTCAGCCGATGAACCTGAAGGCTCATACTGAAGCTGGCGATGACCTTCCAGGTGTAAAGACCACTAAaccagcagacagagttacttcaGCAGAAACACCCGCAGTCAGACCCCTGTCTGGGGAGGCCTTCAGGGTTCTGGCTGCTGAACAGAACATTACCTTTAGTCACTTTGATGTTGCTGTGTTGTCACCATTGCACATCAACAGCACCGTTTTTGACTCTGTCTGTTGTAGTCCAGTAAAAGCTACGAATGACACAGACAACAGTTCATTGGAAGAAAGCGATCAAGACTCTGAGCAAATGAGCTGCAGCAGATTAATTGATGCTCTGGACATCCAGAGTCCGGCTCACTTCAAAATGGGGGTCTCCTCTGGGCTGCAGTCCACTCCGTATAAACCAGTTTCTAAACTCTGTAATCTGCTTCCTACACCTCCTGAAGCTAGCATGCTACATGCTTCAGATGAACTTGATACTAAAGTCCAAACCCAGGAGACCATCGCACCACACCGCTTACAAACTCAAAAACTAAGGGTGGCGGATCATATCCAGCACTTCAACAAGTTGACTCTCCGATCTCCCCAAACCTCAGAGGCCAAACTCATCCGGCCACCACTCAAGTTCGAGCGCACCCCTGTGCGCCAGACTGTGTGCAGGATCAACTCTCTGATGGGAGACAACAGGAGACCAACTAAGAACACAGAGCCCACAGCTATTCAAAAAGTGGTCAAAACTGTGAGCCTGGAGAGCGGCCTGTCACCGCGGCTGTCGAGCGGCATAAAGAAACCGCCTCCTGTCCCACCAAAAAAATGTAATACCTTGACCCGAAAAGCTTCTGTCTTGGGCGACGTAACCAACAAAGTCTCACCAAAAACCAAAGTAGATTCTGGTGCGTTTGCTCCTTTGGGAGCTCGGAAGGCACAGCAGGTGGCTCAGTACTACAGAGGCTCTCCGAGGAACCCTCTGCACCAGGGACGACTCCTATCAGCCACCAAACCTGTTAACTTGTAGGAGCTGTTGCTTTCTGTCTGCTGTGGCTGAGATGTGGTTGCTTATATTTGTATTTCAGGGCttaatttattgtttttctgcagttGATGATTTCAGGACTTTAACATCAGACGTTTTTATGCCTTAAACATTTGACTGAAGAGCAACAACTCCTCAACGTTTAATGTCAGACCTCCCTACAATAAACTGCCTTCATTTTTAATCCTGCTGTTATGTCCTGTACATTTCTTTTTCTAAAATGATAGTCAAGGCAGTTTTTGTGGAAATGTATTATGTTAGTCCGTGTACGGAGAGTTTTTCCCGACATTTTTGTCCACCTCAGAAAATTTACGAATCGAAGCTCAGAAGTTTCACAAACTTTTTCCAGAGTAACGCAGTACATCTCCTGATCTGTTTTTCGTGTGCAAGTTTAGTGTTAGTTTTAAAGAAACTGAAACTCACTGTATAACAACCAAGACAAagttggagggttttttttttttttttttttttttttttttgagtgacagtTCCAGACACTATTAAGATGAGCGAAAAAGTAATTAATCCATAACCAACTACAACAAGCTGATTTCTAATCAAACTGCCACAGGTTTAATAGCTCTTGAAAAATTTTCTGTAGTGGGTCCACCGTGGAGCTGTATGGGGTCCACCACCTGCTGTCATAAACTCGTACTGCAGTTATTGTAAAACagacattgttttttttgtttttttttaatgaattaacaTTTTTAGCTACCTCCTTGCTTCTTTTACAAAATCAgtaaagacaaaataaaaaaaaaaaaaaatccattgtcAGGGATATCTGACAGCAAAGGATTTTGATGTCTGTCTGAATGCCAGCacattgtttaatttttgttttcgtaTCTTGCGTCGTGTTTCCTGTCTGTGTTGATGTTTGTGGCCTTCTGGTGCTTAAGTAATCTTTTCTGTTCCTCATTTTTCCcgctggttgttttctgtttgtgaCCCGCTGCTCGTGTCGATGGCAGATGAACTTTGTCGGCCTCTATAAATTGTACGTGATGCGTTTAGGGACCATGTGGTAATGACTGGGAGTTCTTACATCAGCTGTTAAGCCTTTTTATAGCTATGCTAATTCTTGGTTTGTGGAGAGATTGTTTACTGAAGTTGAACCTTGTTGCTGAATATTTGTTGTGGACATAAATGGGAGAAAAATGCAAGTTGAACCTTGTTGCTGAATATTTGTTGTGGACATAAATGGGAGAAAAATGCACCTTTTGATGTATTTAAATAAAAAGGCCAAACAGTATTAATCCAAGTGTTTCTTAAATTCTTTTACTTTGAAAAGTATTCTGTTAAATCAAGACTGGGAGCCTGTGAAGATGCCACACCTTGCCATGTCCACACCATGAAGCTGCAgtaggtcctgaatggcaaccactcaggcagatgaGTCTCACTGATCTAAGTGGTTATTTTAGAGTATTTTATTCTGAAAGGCATCACTGATGCGCAGATGTTTCCCTTACAGTGATGTCACGTAATCATGTTGTTTATATGTATGTTTTTGGTACTAAAACAGATCTTCTGCAGCTCCCTCAGGAGGGGACACCTGTCCATCAGGTCACTTCCCAAACCGCTTATACCTGGACAGACTGAcactgcagattaagtgtcttgtgcaAGGATACAGTCAGCAGGAGCGGGATATGAACCCTAGTggtaggccagctccttatctacTGCACTACCTGCTGTATCATTTATTACTGAGATTTATACATTACTAAAGTGAACGGTAAGACAAACCATAAACCAACCACTTAAACTACTAAGCATGGATCTAAACACCTTTGACACTAAAATGATGTGCTTTGATCCTTTCTGCCACACTGAATTGttcaattaatttatatagcgccaaaaaacagctgcctcaaggc harbors:
- the arhgap11a gene encoding rho GTPase-activating protein 11A gives rise to the protein MIECRLLSGIKMKIVERNVMRLVAVQQLRASYGIKTKNWNKNKAASSKTTANTPAKVFGVPLETLPQYHMDCGSVPRFLVDACMNLLAHVDTEGLFRKSGSVVRLKGLRAKLDLGEECLSRALPCDVASLVKQFFRELPEPVLPAELQEAFLKAQQLAAEEERTAATMLLSCVLPDLNLSTLSHFFQFLHSVSKRSAMNKMDSSNLSVILAPNLLHCFDAAEKMNAATEKRLRLQAAVIHRLIENAHHFGILPPFLREKVLAMMGREVGDPSPTTYQDPEELDQSSGTTRRRRRSFGDVVNVALNKIKTNRTPTNGSQSDCAAFSSATPVIATPTLKRKLPLDSGPTFGFSSKKRRSVKKNLGIELLPNILFSGNSTPGSAYSASEVLESQNAPVSVGRSRRQSATSVRKKSRRLGSRHVINRVESGRAGCFSPKVNKKEAPRKSLRLRFSVGKSSKDTGSESIGRRLATQESTATFTFTNDANFSPSDPQRKCSKYISKSENDLLTPQHGSSAHRVSWSGTTPEGVQAFSGGSFTDTPMTRPLKSSYLSEPAIVVSKPPTASSLPMKLCCASSAESLECSASEAQNQISQPMNLKAHTEAGDDLPGVKTTKPADRVTSAETPAVRPLSGEAFRVLAAEQNITFSHFDVAVLSPLHINSTVFDSVCCSPVKATNDTDNSSLEESDQDSEQMSCSRLIDALDIQSPAHFKMGVSSGLQSTPYKPVSKLCNLLPTPPEASMLHASDELDTKVQTQETIAPHRLQTQKLRVADHIQHFNKLTLRSPQTSEAKLIRPPLKFERTPVRQTVCRINSLMGDNRRPTKNTEPTAIQKVVKTVSLESGLSPRLSSGIKKPPPVPPKKCNTLTRKASVLGDVTNKVSPKTKVDSGAFAPLGARKAQQVAQYYRGSPRNPLHQGRLLSATKPVNL